A region from the Vicia villosa cultivar HV-30 ecotype Madison, WI linkage group LG3, Vvil1.0, whole genome shotgun sequence genome encodes:
- the LOC131657134 gene encoding F-box/LRR-repeat protein 25-like encodes MSVIEKVKLMKQVAAQTLIPTQNPIHCCSYADNPPHHSPLHIMSSGRSIPTEDRISDLPESILCHILSFLPTKSAATTMILSKRWKPVWLAILILNLDDKAFNDFETFRKFVYSIMFSLRDQKTSIQSFTLKLGYYSRFKQGELNRIFKFVMQRGVNNLNFDLSSKPHCIKLPSCILSCKTLQVLRLENIKMWDFDEVNFPCLKTLHLNKVDFTSPKYFAKFLYGCPILEDLNAKSRTFQKSIDPMENLNALPKLVKVRICYNTDIPMSLVCKTRILHIEQIWGMTWKPLPMFHNLTHMELTFWISLLKRECRSLIEKLPHFPNLQHFNIKLNFMNIRGATYICSECSKVVPPNPTIAPECLSSQLKTLSIQCSTDTKNINNCEFQFVKYIMQHSKVLETVRVKSTRLKTNQMFMKLSSCTRSSPTCKLLFG; translated from the exons ATGTCGGTTATAGAAAAAGTGAAGCTAATGAAACAAGTCGCAGCCCAAACCCTAATTCCAACACAAAACCCTATACATTGCTGCAGCTATGCTGATAATCCTCCGCACCATTCACCATTACATATCATGTCTTCTGGCCGTTCAATTCCGACGGAGGATAGAATTAGCGACTTGCCGGAGTCAATTCTCTGCCACATTCTCTCCTTCCTTCCAACCAAATCCGCTGCAACCACAATGATTCTCTCAAAGAGATGGAAACCGGTATGGCTCGCTATCCTTATTCTTAACTTGGATGACAAAGCATTCAATGACTTTGAGACATTTCGCAAGTTTGTTTATTCAATCATGTTCTCTTTGCGAGACCAAAAGACTTCGATCCAATCGTTTACCTTGAAATTAGGCTACTATTCTCGCTTCAAACAAGGAGAATTGAATagaatttttaaatttgtgaTGCAACGAGGAGTCAATAATCTTAACTTCGACTTGTCTAGTAAACCGCATTGTATCAAATTACCTTCTTGCATTCTCAGTTGTAAGACACTTCAGGTTCTTAGATTGGAAAACATAAAAATGTGGGATTTTGATGAAGTGAATTTTCCTTGTCTCAAAACTCTTCATTTGAATAAAGTTGATTTCACATCTCCTAAATATTTTGCAAAGTTTCTATATGGCTGCCCGATTCTAGAAGATTTGAATGCAAAATCACGTACTTTCCAGAAATCAATTGATCCCATGGAAAACTTGAATGCTTTACCTAAATTGGTCAAAGTAAGGATTTGTTATAATACGGATATTCCGATGTCTTTGGTTTGTAAGACGAGAATTTTGCATATAGAACAG ATATGGGGGATGACTTGGAAACCACTTCCCATGTTTCACAATTTGACTCACATGGAACTTACTTTTTGGATTAGCTTACTGAAGAGGGAGTGCAGGTCGTTGATAGAAAAACTCCCACATTTTCCCAATCTTCAACATTTCAACATTAAGTTAAATTTTATGAATATAAGGGGTGCAACATATATTTGTTCTGAATGTTCGAAGGTTGTTCCACCCAATCCCACCATTGCTCCAGAATGTCTTTCCTCACAGCTTAAAACACTTAGCATTCAATGTTCCACAGACACAAAAAACATCAACAACTGTGAGTTCCAATTTGTAAAATATATTATGCAACATTCAAAAGTACTAGAGACTGTGAGAGTCAAAAGTACCCGCCTTAAAACGAACCAAATGTTTATGAAGTTATCTTCATGCACAAGGAGCTCTCCAACATGTAAACTTTTATTTGGTTGA